From a region of the Wenzhouxiangella sp. XN24 genome:
- a CDS encoding S-(hydroxymethyl)glutathione dehydrogenase/class III alcohol dehydrogenase codes for MKTRAAVALAAGQPLSIETVDLDGPREGEVLVEIRATGVCHTDAFTLSGEDPEGAFPAILGHEGAGVVVDVGPGVRTLRKGDHVIPLYTPECRECEFCLNPKTNLCQAIRATQGRGVMPDGSSRFSLDGRPLLHYMGCSTFSNYTVLPEIAVARIREDAPFDKVCYIGCGVTTGIGAVVFTAKVEPGSTVAVFGLGGIGLNVVQGARMVGADRIIGIDTNPAKAALAERFGMTDFINAAEVADVVGEIVSVTGGGVDYSFECIGNVQVMRQALECCHKGWGTSVIIGVAGAGQEIATRPFQLVTGRNWRGSAFGGARGRTDVPKIVDWYMEGKINIDDLITHTMPLEDINDAFELMHRGESIRSVVLY; via the coding sequence ATGAAGACGCGCGCCGCAGTCGCCCTGGCAGCCGGCCAGCCCTTGTCGATCGAGACGGTGGACCTCGACGGGCCGCGCGAGGGCGAGGTCCTCGTCGAGATTCGCGCCACGGGCGTCTGCCACACCGATGCGTTCACGCTGTCCGGCGAGGATCCCGAGGGTGCCTTCCCGGCGATCCTGGGCCACGAAGGCGCCGGCGTGGTGGTCGACGTGGGACCGGGAGTCCGGACGCTGCGCAAGGGCGACCACGTCATCCCGCTGTACACCCCCGAGTGCCGGGAGTGCGAGTTCTGCCTCAACCCGAAGACCAACCTCTGCCAGGCCATACGCGCCACGCAGGGTCGGGGCGTGATGCCCGACGGCAGCAGCCGCTTTTCCCTGGACGGCCGCCCGCTGCTGCATTACATGGGCTGTTCCACGTTTTCCAATTACACCGTCCTGCCCGAGATCGCCGTGGCCCGGATCCGCGAGGATGCGCCCTTCGACAAGGTCTGCTACATCGGCTGCGGCGTGACCACGGGGATCGGCGCGGTGGTGTTCACGGCCAAGGTGGAGCCGGGTTCGACGGTGGCGGTGTTCGGCCTCGGCGGCATCGGCCTCAACGTGGTGCAGGGTGCGCGCATGGTCGGCGCCGACCGGATCATCGGCATCGACACGAACCCTGCCAAGGCGGCCCTCGCCGAGCGCTTCGGCATGACCGATTTCATCAATGCCGCGGAGGTGGCCGACGTCGTCGGCGAGATCGTGTCGGTGACCGGCGGCGGCGTGGACTATAGTTTCGAGTGTATCGGCAACGTGCAGGTGATGCGCCAGGCGCTCGAGTGCTGTCACAAGGGCTGGGGCACCAGCGTCATCATCGGCGTGGCCGGCGCCGGGCAGGAGATCGCGACCCGCCCGTTCCAGCTCGTCACGGGCCGCAACTGGCGCGGCAGCGCCTTCGGCGGCGCGCGCGGGCGCACCGACGTGCCGAAAATCGTGGACTGGTACATGGAGGGCAAGATCAACATCGACGACCTGATCACGCACACGATGCCGCTCGAGGACATCAACGACGCCTTCGAGCTCATGCATCGCGGCGAGAGCATCCGCTCCGTGGTGTTGTACTGA
- a CDS encoding saccharopine dehydrogenase NADP-binding domain-containing protein, translating to MKDRDFDLVLWGATGFTGRLVAEHLVRAGKDRKLRWAVGGRDADKLGAVLRDIGAPRIPVLLGDSHDADSLAGLARSARAICSTVGPYALHGSGLVAACAEAGTHYCDLSGEVHWMRQMIDAHEARATETGARIVHSCGFDSVPSDLGCQFLQEEALARYGRPCSSVKLFVRRMKGTFSGGTVASMLNALDAAKRNPDDRRVMGDPYALNPAKQRKGPDGRDQVRPLLDSDADGWTAPFVMASVNTRIVRRSHALLGWPWGHRFRYTEAVLTGEGAAGFARAAAVTAGLGAFMAAASLGPTRAVMNRLFLPQPGEGPDEAAREAGGFEMLLIGRHPTAPERQLRARVVGRRDPGYGATARMLGEAALCLALDEARLPVGGGSWTPATAFGGLLRQRLEERADISFTIDE from the coding sequence ATGAAAGATCGCGACTTCGACCTGGTCCTATGGGGCGCCACCGGCTTCACGGGACGCCTCGTCGCGGAGCACCTGGTCCGTGCCGGCAAGGATCGCAAGCTGCGCTGGGCGGTCGGGGGTCGCGATGCCGACAAGCTCGGGGCCGTGTTGCGCGACATCGGCGCGCCGCGGATCCCCGTGCTGCTCGGCGACAGTCACGACGCCGACTCCCTCGCCGGGCTGGCGCGCAGCGCGCGCGCGATCTGCTCCACGGTCGGCCCCTATGCGCTGCATGGCTCGGGACTCGTGGCCGCCTGCGCCGAAGCGGGCACGCACTATTGCGACCTGAGCGGCGAAGTCCACTGGATGCGACAGATGATCGACGCGCACGAGGCGCGGGCGACCGAGACCGGCGCGCGCATCGTGCACTCCTGCGGCTTCGACTCGGTCCCCTCCGATCTCGGCTGCCAGTTCCTGCAGGAAGAGGCTCTCGCGCGCTACGGCCGCCCCTGCAGTTCGGTGAAATTATTCGTTCGGCGCATGAAGGGCACCTTCAGCGGCGGCACCGTGGCCAGCATGCTCAATGCGCTGGACGCGGCAAAACGCAATCCGGACGATCGCCGTGTGATGGGCGACCCTTACGCCCTGAATCCCGCGAAGCAGCGCAAGGGACCGGACGGACGCGACCAGGTCCGTCCCCTGCTCGACTCCGACGCCGACGGCTGGACCGCGCCTTTCGTCATGGCGAGCGTCAACACGCGGATCGTGAGGCGAAGCCATGCCCTGCTCGGCTGGCCCTGGGGCCACCGCTTCCGCTACACCGAGGCGGTGCTCACGGGCGAGGGCGCCGCGGGTTTCGCCCGCGCCGCCGCCGTCACGGCGGGCCTCGGCGCATTCATGGCCGCCGCCTCGCTGGGGCCGACCCGCGCGGTGATGAATCGCCTGTTTCTGCCGCAGCCGGGCGAGGGCCCCGACGAAGCGGCCCGCGAAGCCGGAGGCTTCGAGATGCTGCTGATCGGCCGGCACCCCACGGCGCCCGAGCGACAGCTCAGGGCCCGGGTCGTCGGGCGGCGTGATCCCGGCTACGGCGCCACGGCCCGCATGCTCGGCGAGGCCGCCCTGTGCCTGGCCCTCGACGAGGCTCGCCTGCCGGTCGGGGGCGGTTCCTGGACCCCGGCGACGGCCTTCGGCGGCCTGCTCCGGCAACGGCTCGAGGAGCGAGCCGACATCAGCTTTACCATCGACGAGTGA